Proteins found in one Lycium ferocissimum isolate CSIRO_LF1 chromosome 6, AGI_CSIRO_Lferr_CH_V1, whole genome shotgun sequence genomic segment:
- the LOC132059412 gene encoding uncharacterized protein LOC132059412, which yields MDDGKEKSAPWLSVPQFGDWDQKGGVMPDYSMDFSKIRENRKQNKRDLSRASLGNEEELISSTNRKSNTGHSAHSDDLHYHQNHSPTTRRSIFSYFNCCVKA from the exons ATGGATGATGGCAAAGag AAGAGTGCACCATGGCTATCAGTGCCACAATTTGGAGACTGGGATCAAAAGGGTGGTGTGATGCCAGACTACTCAATGGATTTCTCAAAGATAAGAGAGAATAGGAAACAGAACAAGAGGGATTTGTCAAGAGCCAGTCTTGGTAACGAGGAAGAACTTATTTCCTCAACTAATAGAAAATCAAATACTGGTCATTCAGCCCACAGTGATGATCTCCATTACCATCAAAACCACTCCCCAACT ACAAGGAGAAGCATCTTCAGCTACTTCAACTGCTGTGTGAAAGCTTGA
- the LOC132059413 gene encoding developmentally-regulated G-protein 3, whose protein sequence is MATVMQKIKDIEDEMAKTQKNKATAHHLGLLKAKLAKLRRELLTPTTKGGGGAGEGFDVTKSGDARVGLVGFPSVGKSTLLNKLTGTFSEVASYEFTTLTCIPGVIMYRGAKIQLLDLPGIIEGAKDGKGRGRQVISTARTCSCILIVLDAIKPITHKRLIEKELEGFGIRLNKEPPNLTFRKKEKGGINLTSTVTNTHLDLDTVKAILSEYRIHNADVHLRYDATADDLIDVIEGSRVYTPCIYVVNKIDQITMEELEILDKLPHYCPISAHLEWNLDGLLEKIWEYLSLTRIYTKPKGMNPDYEDPVILSSKRRTVEDFCERIHKDMVKQYKYALVWGSSAKHKPQRVGKEHELEDEDVVQIIKKV, encoded by the exons ATGGCTAAGACCCAAAAGAACAAAGCGACTGCTCATCATCTCGGTCTGTTAAAG GCAAAACTGGCAAAACTTCGAAGGGAGCTACTTACACCTACAACAAAAGGTGGTGGTGGAGCAGGAGAAGGTTTTGATGTTACAAAAAGCGGTGATGCAAGAGTTGGTTTAGTGGGCTTTCCTTCAGTTGGAAAATCGACACTCTTGAACAAACTGACAGGAACTTTTTCTGAG GTTGCTTCATACGAATTTACCACCTTAACTTGCATTCCTGGTGTCATCATGTATCGAGGAGCTAAAATTCAG TTGTTGGATCTTCCAGGAATTATTGAGGGTGCCAAGGATGGAAAAGGTAGAGGAAGGCAG GTTATCAGTACTGCTAGGACATGCAGTTGTATACTTATCGTCCTCGATGCAATAAAGCCAATTACTCACAAACGTCTCATAGAGAAAGAGCTTGAGGGATTTGGCATTAG GTTGAACAAGGAACCACCTAATCTGACATTCAGGAAGAAAGAGAAGGGTGGGATCAATTTGACATCAACAGTGACCAATACCCATTTGGACCTTGACACTGTGAAGGCCATATTGAGCGAATACAGAATACATAACGCTGATGTTCATCTTCGGTATGATGCAACTGCTGATGATCTTATTGATGTCATTGAAGGCAGTAGAGTATACACACCTTGCATCTATGTTGTGAACAAAATTGATCAAATCACAATGGAAGAGCTGGAGATTCTGGATAAACTTCCGCACTATTGTCCAATCAG TGCTCATTTGGAATGGAATCTTGATGGCCTGCTGGAGAAGATTTGGGAATATCTTAGTCTAACCCGCATATACACAAAGCCGAAGGGAATGAATCCAGACTATGAGGATCCAGTTATTTTATCATCAAAGAGGAGGACAGTGGAGGACTTCTGTGAAAGAATCCACAAGGATATGGTTAAACAATACAAATA TGCCCTGGTTTGGGGTTCAAGTGCAAAACACAAGCCTCAGAGGGTGGGCAAG GAACATGAACTAGAAGATGAAGACGTTGTCCAAATCATCAAGAAGGTGTGA